From one Dermacentor andersoni chromosome 1, qqDerAnde1_hic_scaffold, whole genome shotgun sequence genomic stretch:
- the Coq9 gene encoding ubiquinone biosynthesis protein COQ9, mitochondrial: MAVYLAQRVTFKNFAVVKPAAAWFKGLRADNFEYSTKKDTAEGKTQATVSGMISWPTEDIKSTILQSALDFIPQHGWTWKSIAAGANSLGLSSVAHGLFPGGSLDLITYFYLSSNDELERQLESNLQKNERRAITKEKSAFIQDAVWRRILLLEPYKTRWVQALGILALPQNVPVALSNLGDLLNVIWHYAGDTSVDMSWYSKRAALAALYQSCELVFLQDKSMDYAQTQEFLNRRIKEFTAVNNCLEQVNQVSGTAKDVAELGFATLKNVLGMNTR, encoded by the exons ATGGCTGTTTACCTTGCGCAGAGGGTGACATTCAAAAATTTCGCCGTTGTAAAACCCGCCGCCGCATGGTTCAAGGGCCTGCGAG CTGACAACTTTGAATACAGTACAAAGAAAGATACTGCAGAGGGGAAAACACAGGCTACTGTCAGTGGTATGATTTCTTGGCCAACTGAGGATATCAAAAGCACCATTCTTCAGTCTGCGCTTGACTTTATTCCTCAGCATGGCTGGACGTGGAAGTCCATAGCAGCTG GTGCCAACTCCTTGGGCTTGTCCAGCGTTGCGCACGGCCTTTTTCCGGGTGGTAGTCTTGATCTGATAACATATTTCTACTTGTCCTCAAATGATGAACTGGAACGCCAACTTGAAAGCAATTTACAGAAAAATGAGCGGAG AGCTATAACCAAGGAAAAGTCTGCCTTCATCCAAGATGCTGTATGGCgaagaattctgctccttgaGCCATACAAAACCAGATGGGTTCAG GCTCTTGGAATCTTGGCCTTGCCTCAAAATGTCCCAGTTGCACTGTCCAACCTGGGAGATCTGCTGAATGTCATTTGGCACTATGCAGGTGACACGTCAGTTGAT ATGAGCTGGTACTCGAAAAGAGCTGCCTTAGCTGCGCTCTACCAGAGCTGCGAACTTGTGTTTCTGCAAGATAAGTCTATGGACTATGCTCAGACACAAGAGTTTCTCAACAGACGCATCAAGGAGTTTACCGCTGTTAACAACTGCCTGGAGCAG GTGAATCAAGTCAGTGGCACTGCAAAGGATGTAGCTGAACTGGGATTTGCTACG
- the LOC126545666 gene encoding glomulin has product MEEHKSVEEMDSDAPVARAVELLNSRKYSEANSFICAAHSDTILAHGWDLVLPVVSAMEKEIDAKSEENASLCKDLLEVITSRGKPKEVLISLLEHLQLIKSSAGFRAVLQCLQKLLPNLLRNRLVFLDLILESLHSHLKPLSASVAKVGWEEAACDCSTESQDSRNLGYCLNAIVEFFSGFTLDHRLQEERGMAECPRAENVLILRYLMLFLGDIAALDLRSRANVSPPNVARLSAEGLLSHISKRSTDLIKLSFSRDATEYKGKSSDTEDAEKDLPEPVSPVCRAVLAWLIFVENLEQDRVPCVYSSRYIFEHSLQNMMLLLSHSSGHVVSKGVALCATLISRLCLGEFCYMDLDNSNFIALLRCLGKVMIYSSSSLSRRTALSTFVDYIKCFKHEARYILYCRTLQVEKHAGLRGLLIDLYRQDMHAVSKTSIQEDTFWGTNFLEFVKIVSNFSPDQTDILDDSDCVLAVLNLIRYFASVLPFQGQTCQKANQSTLEIARKYADQVKKSVDQTRAHYKVELEHNNEKVRGCDVGSQESLLPSLPPEQEAEVLKTALTRLDLVESVLVLAVDSVNHCAKEVMK; this is encoded by the coding sequence ATGGAGGAACACAAGTCAGTAGAGGAAATGGATTCTGATGCTCCCGTCGCGCGAGCTGTGGAATTGTTGAACTCGAGGAAATATAGCGAAGCAAACTCATTTATCTGCGCAGCCCATTCTGACACCATCCTTGCTCATGGTTGGGATCTTGTTTTACCTGTTGTGTCTGCAATGGAAAAAGAAATAGACGCTAAATCGGAGGAGAACGCCTCTCTTTGCAAAGACCTGCTTGAAGTTATAACGTCTCGCGGCAAGCCGAAGGAAGTTCTCATCTCTTTACTGGAACACTTGCAGCTGATTAAATCCAGTGCCGGATTCCGTGCCGTGCTTCAGTGCTTGCAGAAATTGCTGCCAAATCTATTGCGGAACAGGCTGGTATTCTTGGATTTGATTTTAGAGTCGCTGCACAGCCATCTGAAACCGCTGTCAGCTTCTGTAGCCAAAGTTGGTTGGGAGGAGGCAGCTTGTGATTGCAGCACGGAATCGCAAGATAGCCGAAATCTCGGTTATTGCTTGAATGCCATTGTAGAATTCTTCTCTGGCTTTACACTTGATCACCGCCTTCAGGAGGAACGCGGAATGGCCGAGTGCCCTCGTGCAGAAAACGTCCTAATTTTGCGATACCTGATGCTGTTTCTTGGCGACATTGCTGCATTAGATCTTCGAAGTCGTGCGAATGTGTCGCCGCCGAATGTCGCTCGTCTTTCAGCTGAAGGACTTTTAAGCCATATCAGCAAACGTTCGACTGATTTGATAAAACTTAGTTTTTCAAGAGACGCGACAGAATACAAGGGAAAATCAAGTGACACAGAAGATGCCGAGAAAGATCTCCCAGAGCCCGTGTCGCCCGTTTGCCGCGCTGTGTTAGCCTGGTTGATATTTGTAGAAAATCTTGAGCAAGACCGTGTTCCATGTGTTTATTCAAGTCGCTATATATTTGAGCACAGCCTGCAAAACATGATGTTATTGTTATCACACAGTTCAGGGCATGTTGTCTCTAAGGGAGTTGCACTGTGTGCTACTTTGATATCCCGTCTCTGCCTGGGAGAGTTCTGTTACATGGATTTAGACAACAGCAACTTTATCGCTCTATTGCGCTGCTTGGGCAAGGTAATGATCTACAGCTCATCAAGTTTGTCTAGAAGAACTGCTTTGAGCACCTTTGTTGACTACATCAAGTGCTTTAAGCATGAGGCTAGGTACATCCTCTACTGCCGAACTCTGCAAGTGGAAAAGCATGCTGGGTTGCGTGGTCTGCTGATAGACCTTTACCGCCAGGACATGCATGCTGTTTCGAAAACAAGCATTCAAGAGGACACGTTCTGGGGAACAAATTTTCTGGAATTCGTTAAAATTGTGTCGAACTTCTCACCGGACCAAACGGACATACTTGACGACAGTGACTGTGTCTTAGCAGTGCTTAACCTAATACGATACTTTGCTTCTGTGTTACCATTTCAAGGTCAGACATGTCAAAAGGCAAATCAGTCCACACTTGAAATCGCAAGAAAATATGCGGACCAAGTGAAAAAATCTGTGGATCAGACTAGAGCCCACTACAAAGTTGAATTAGAACATAACAATGAAAAAGTGAGAGGCTGTGATGTGGGATCTCAAGAAAGCTTGTTGCCAAGCTTACCTCCAGAACAAGAAGCTGAAGTTCTTAAAACTGCACTGACTAGGCTAGACCTTGTAGAAAGTGTGTTAGTTCTTGCAGTAGATAGTGTCAATCATTGTGCTAAAGAAGTAATGAAGTAA